The following coding sequences are from one Lolium rigidum isolate FL_2022 chromosome 6, APGP_CSIRO_Lrig_0.1, whole genome shotgun sequence window:
- the LOC124667316 gene encoding GDSL esterase/lipase At1g09390-like has translation MTSGLMNGGGSVSATKISLRLQYYVLLAGVGAVLVVACLKYMPAAAAVAAAGYGSWPGAQGSGLAVATRAGEAAAASEKASAGRSPVVIFNFGDSNSDTGGMAAANGMNIALPEGRTFFRRPTGRLTDGRLVIDFICESLNTPYLSPYLKALGSDFSNGVNFAIGGSTATPGGSPFSLDVQLHQFLYFRTRSFELINKGQRTPIDGEGFRNAIYAIDIGQNDLSAYLHLPYDEVVAKIPLVVAHIKFGIETLYAHGARKFWIHGTGALGCLPQKLSIPRDDDSDLDGNGCLKKYNNVAKLFNERLAEACNQFRQRMADATIVFTDMFVIKYDLVANHTKYGIERPLMACCGNGGPPYNYNHFKMCMSGEMQLCDMDARFISWDGVHLTEVANSIVASKLLTGDYSKPRIKIASLVNSTTPHDG, from the exons ATGACCAGTGGCCTGATGAACGGCGGAGGCAGCGTCAGCGCCACCAAGATCAGCCTGCGGCTGCAGTACTATGTCCTGCTCGCCGGGGTGGGCGCAGTCCTCGTCGTCGCCTGCCTCAAGTACATGCCGGCGGCAGCCGCGGTGGCAGCGGCCGGGTACGGGTCCTGGCCGGGCGCCCAGGGGAGCGGCCTCGCCGTTGCCACCCGTGCCGGGGAAGCAGCAGCAGCCAGCGAGAAGGCGAGCGCTGGCCGGTCTCCCGTGGTGATCTTCAACTTCGGGGACTCCAACTCCGACACGGGCGGCATGGCCGCCGCAAACGGGATGAACATTGCCCTCCCGGAGGGGCGCACCTTCTTCCGCCGACCCACCGGACGCCTCACCGACGGCCGCCTCGTCATCGACTTCATCT gtgagagcctaaacacgccttatCTGAGCCCCTACCTCAAGGCGCTGGGCTCGGATTTCAGCAATGGCGTCAACTTCGCCATCGGCGGGTCGACTGCGACGCCAGGAGGATCCCCGTTCTCGCTGGACGTGCAGCTGCATCAGTTCCTCTACTTCAGAACCAGATCTTTCGAGCTCATCAACAAAG GCCAGCGGACACCTATTGACGGTGAAGGATTCCGGAACGCCATCTACGCCATAGACATCGGACAAAATGATCTTTCTGCTTATCTTCACCTTCCTTATGATGAAGTGGTCGCCAAGATCCCCTTGGTAGTTGCTCATATCAAGTTCGGTATTGAG ACTCTGTACGCGCACGGGGCGAGGAAGTTCTGGATCCACGGGACAGGGGCGCTGGGCTGCCTGCCGCAGAAGCTGTCCATCCcgagggacgacgacagcgacctCGACGGCAACGGCTGCCTCAAGAAGTACAACAATGTCGCCAAGCTCTTCAACGAGAGGCTCGCCGAGGCTTGCAACCAGTTCCGGCAGCGCATGGCCGACGCCACCATTGTCTTTACCGACATGTTCGTCATCAAGTACGACCTCGTCGCCAACCACACCAAGTACG GGATTGAGAGGCCCCTCATGGCTTGCTGCGGGAATGGCGGCCCGCCCTACAACTACAACCACTTCAAGATGTGCATGTCGGGGGAGATGCAGCTGTGCGACATGGACGCACGGTTCATCAGCTGGGACGGCGTCCACCTCACCGAGGTTGCCAACTCTATCGTCGCATCCAAGCTGCTCACCGGCGACTACTCCAAGCCCAGGATCAAGATCGCAAGCCTTGTCAACTCCACCACACCTCACGATGGGTAG